In Temnothorax longispinosus isolate EJ_2023e chromosome 2, Tlon_JGU_v1, whole genome shotgun sequence, one DNA window encodes the following:
- the LOC139808515 gene encoding uncharacterized protein isoform X1, protein MRRSTQNYNSAVAHRPKASCSLAGEKRNYGCDDTMTRDPQRRVDYPYAVDRRRIPRMVLQILLIQNFITFRAVAQIAECPPPEIITGCPCYNFEDGLFLECAGATEETLRTTLQGVLSTSGAGTMVQSLSVYELDKSIEELKEGAFPPGSQIRHLQISHSSLREVSEGAFTNLKDSLESLALVSGRLPHVPQKSLADLRKLAALDLETNLIQDLSSYCFYGLKLMKLTLKGNQISKISEYAFAGLEDSLSDLDLAENKLKLFPMAPLRRLESLASLRLAWNEISELPDDGYSLLSSLLILDLSSNNFEKLAEDCFRPCPILHTLSLYYNSIESIHKDAFASLKDLESIDLSHNKIVFLDVATFKGNERLRTIELSHNHIHYIGGVFARLPELRELYLAENNILEIPGDAFAGSVSLAVVYLQQNAIRRIDAKGLTSLTQLAQLHLSNNYIEKVPREFLEHCENLSSLSLDGNKIRELQPGTFLKLHQLRELRLQDNHITEVKRGVFTPLPALLELHLQNNAITSMETGALRTLNSLQHVNLQGNQLTMLGDVFQLSASESSSGGSSLVSIQLDSNGLAVLHNDSLRGQASVRIMWLGHNKLTHLQAPLFRDLLLVERLYLTNNSISRIEDAAFQPMQALKFLELSMNKLNHVTARTFSELHELEELYLQDNGLRRLDPYALTALKKLKVLDLANNYLTVLQDGIFQEDLPIKTLNLKNCSITTLEKGAFRGLSNLFDLNLNDNLLTATALLRLDVSGLRILAVSGNNFSQITEHCFNGLPSLQELFLDGSQISQLPENIFVLNRNLVRLHLNHNQLRALPPGIFDRLLTLRELHLDHNRFQDIPYSALASALNLEILTLSTNEILNVDVASFASLKHLRELDLSHNKIETMSGFAMANLSLLISVDLSHNNLNALPANFFAHSSLLRRVDLSENKFRQIPAVALSGQNLPGLAWLNLTRNPLNRIQDLPSEAMYPILQEVHISGTNLSIVTSQDFEAFPALLHLYLGQNRILRVSPGAFRSLPNLLTLHLGMNSLEILPKERLQGMEHLRILNLTHNRLKELEEFPEDLKSLQILDLSYNQIGIVGKVTFKNLISLVELHLYGNWINAISSEAFRPLKKLRLLDLSRNYLENLPLNAFRPLETQIRSLRAEENPLHCGCESQELWEWLRDHQKLVSGVGGGRSRGRNGVGVGDVEGGLLRCEQPPELRGLVFLDLDPHAFCSAPLVLKLAIQDIQPFSVLVSWQSRNHSGLHGYQVAYHALDNVDEVRGKLLDPKARSVRLTKLASDTRYLICVLGLGSWGTPIPEDIGSWQWNASTDDVIEGSSLPVMVNSPTSRCTEVRTLDAPDSIVGDGTMSDRGSLANILTRRLGLIVGSCMGFVVFVVLISVLGYMKMKKQRATIKRDQPLSSNPPEYMSYRHFSLQSGDRAENACPSFISNIGPPPLSS, encoded by the exons AAAGCTTCTTGCAGTCTGGCAGGCGAAAAACGGAATTACGGATGTGACGATACGATGACGCGAGATCCGCAACGACGGGTAGATTACCCGTACGCTGTAGATCGGCGGCGGATACCGAGGATGGTCCTTCAGATTCTGTTAATTCAGAATTTTATCACATTTAGAGCCGTTGCTCAGATAGCCGAATGCCCACCTCCGGAAATAATAACGGGCTGTCCTTGTTATAACTTTGAAGACGGTCTCTTTCTGGAATGCGCTGGCGCTACGGAAGAGACTCTAAGAACAACGCTACAAGGCGTGCTAAGTACTAGCG GCGCGGGCACGATGGTACAGTCGTTGAGTGTTTACGAGCTCGACAAAAGCATCGAAGAACTGAAAGAGGGTGCCTTCCCTCCCGGCTCGCAAATCAGGCATCTTCAAATATCACATTCATCTTTGCGAGAAGTGAGCGAGGGCGCCTTCACGAATTTGAAAGATAGCCTGGAATCCCTGGCGCTGGTTTCCGGCCGTTTGCCCCACGTGCCTCAGAAATCATTGGCCGATCTACGAAAGCTGGCTGCCTTAGATCTCGAGACGAACTTGATACAGGACCTCTCGTCTTACTGTTTTTACGGCTTGAAGCTAATGAAGCTGACTCTGAAGGGGAAtcaaatatcgaaaatttcCGAATACGCGTTCGCGGGCCTCGAGGACAGTCTCAGCGATCTGGATCTAGCTGAAAACAAATTGAAGCTGTTCCCCATGGCTCCCTTGAGAAGACTCGAGAGCTTAGCTTCGCTCAGGCTGGCGTGGAACGAAATATCGGAGCTGCCCGACGACGGTTACAGCCTCCTCAGCTCCTTGCTGATCCTCGATCTGAGCAGCAACAATTTCGAGAAACTGGCCGAGGACTGTTTCAGACCCTGTCCCATTCTTCATACTCTATCTCTCTACTACAACTCCATTGAGAGCATTCACAAGGACGCCTTCGCGTCGCTGAAGGATCTAGAGTCGATCGATTTGAGCCACAACAAAATAGTCTTCCTCGACGTGGCGACATTCAAGGGGAACGAACGGCTGCGCACAATCGAGCTCAGTCATAACCATATTCACTACATCGGCGGCGTGTTCGCGCGACTGCCCGAACTGAGGGAACTTTATCTGGCGGAAAACAATATCCTGGAGATCCCGGGAGATGCGTTCGCCGGCAGCGTCAGCCTCGCGGTGGTGTATCTCCAGCAGAATGCCATCCGTAGAATCGACGCCAAGGGTCTCACGAGTCTCACGCAGCTGGCGCAATTGCATCTGAGTAACAACTACATCGAGAAGGTGCCGCGGGAATTCCTGGAGCATTGCGAGAACCTCTCGTCGCTCTCCCTGGACGGTAACAAGATCCGCGAGTTACAGCCGGGCACATTTCTTAAACTGCATCAATTGCGCGAGCTGCGGCTGCAGGATAATCATATAACGGAGGTGAAGCGTGGCGTCTTCACGCCGCTGCCGGCGCTTCTCGAGCTACATCTGCAAAACAACGCCATCACCTCCATGGAGACGGGCGCGCTTAGAACGCTGAATAGTCTCCAGCACGTTAATCTGCAGGGCAATCAGTTGACCATGCTCGGCGACGTCTTTCAGCTGTCCGCCTCAGAATCGTCTTCCGGCGGAAGCTCTTTGGTGTCTATTCAGCTGGACAGCAACGGCTTGGCCGTTCTGCACAATGACTCCCTGCGCGGCCAAGCGTCCGTCAGAATCATGTGGCTGGGTCACAACAAGCTTACACACCTGCAAGCTCCTCTCTTCAGGGATCTCCTTTTAGTGGAGCGCCTTTATCTGACGAACAATTCCATATCCAGGATCGAGGACGCCGCTTTTCAGCCGATGCAGGCTTTAAAATTTCTCGAGCTCAGCATGAATAAACTGAATCACGTAACGGCGAGGACATTCTCGGAACTGCACGAGCTCGAAGAGCTATATTTGCAAGATAACGGCTTGAGAAGACTCGATCCTTACGCGTTGACGGCTCTTAAGAAACTAAAGGTATTGGATCTGGCGAATAATTATCTTACCGTTTTACAAGACGGAATTTTTCAAGAAGATCTGCCAATTAAAACGTTGAATCTGAAGAACTGCTCGATAACTACGCTGGAAAAGGGTGCCTTTCGCGGACTCAGCAACTTGTTTGATCTCAACTTGAACGACAATCTTCTCACGGCGACGGCGCTGCTACGTCTGGACGTTTCCGGTCTTCGAATACTCGCGGTATCCGGCAACAATTTCAGTCAGATCACGGAACACTGTTTCAACGGGCTGCCGTCTCTGCAGGAGCTGTTCCTGGATGGCTCACAAATAAGTCAATTACCGGAAAACATTTTCGTGCTGAATCGAAATCTGGTGCGTCTACACTTGAACCATAATCAACTGCGTGCCCTGCCGCCGGGCATTTTCGACAGATTACTAACGCTGCGCGAGCTACACTTGGATCACAATCGATTTCAAGATATCCCGTACTCGGCGCTCGCGAGCGCCCTTAATCTCGAGATCCTCACGCTGTCGACCAACGAGATCCTCAACGTCGACGTGGCTAGTTTCGCCAGCTTGAAGCATCTGAGAGAGTTGGATCTGAGCCACAATAAGATCGAAACGATGTCCGGATTCGCGATGGCCAATCTGTCGCTCTTGATATCCGTGGATCTCAGCCATAATAATTTGAACGCTCTACCGGCGAACTTTTTCGCGCATTCGTCCTTACTGCGAAGAGTAGACTTGTCGGAAAATAAATTCCGACAGATACCCGCGGTGGCTCTCTCGGGTCAGAATCTTCCCGGTCTGGCCTGGCTAAATCTCACGCGAAATCCTCTAAACAGAATCCAGGATCTGCCATCGGAGGCGATGTATCCTATTCTCCAAGAGGTACATATATCCGGCACCAATCTGAGTATAGTAACCTCACAAGACTTCGAGGCCTTTCCGGCGCTGTTGCATCTTTATCTGGGTCAGAATCGCATCCTGCGAGTATCGCCGGGCGCGTTTCGCAGTCTCCCGAATTTGCTCACTCTTCACCTCGGCATGAACAGCTTGGAGATCTTGCCGAAGGAGAGACTCCAGGGCATGGAGCATTTACGGATACTCAATTTAACGCACAACCGTCTGAAAGAATTGGAGGAGTTCCCGGAGGATCTCAAGTCCCTTCAAATACTGGACCTGTCCTACAATCAGATCGGCATTGTTGGCAAAGTGACGTTCAAGAATTTAATTAGCCTGGTGGAGCTGCATCTTTATGGTAACTGGATAAACGCCATCTCTAGCGAGGCATTTAGACCCCTGAAGAAGTTACGTCTACTTGACTTGAGTAGGAATTACTTGGAGAATCTGCCGCTGAACGCTTTCCGGCCACTCGAAACGCAAATAAGAAGCCTGCGAGCTGAAG AAAACCCATTGCATTGCGGCTGCGAATCGCAAGAATTGTGGGAATGGTTGAGAGACCATCAGAAATTGGTGAGCGGGGTCGGCGGTGGTCGTAGCCGCGGAAGAAATGGTGTCGGAGTCGGTGACGTCGAGGGCGGTTTGTTAAGATGCGAGCAGCCACCCGAGCTCCGGGGTCTCGTCTTCCTCGATCTTGACCCCCACGCCTTCTGTTCCGCTCCGCTGGTCCTGAAACTCGCAATTCAAGACATTCAGCCATTCTCCGTTCTGGTATCGTGGCAGAGCAGGAACCATTCCGGCCTCCACGGATACCAAGTGGCATATCATGCCTTGGACAACGTCGACGAg GTTCGAGGTAAGCTGCTGGATCCGAAGGCACGTTCGGTAAGATTGACGAAGTTGGCATCTGACACGCGCTACCTGATCTGCGTACTTGGCTTGGGCAGCTGGGGCACCCCGATCCCGGAGGACATCGGCTCCTGGCAGTGGAACGCCTCGACCGATGACGTGATCGAGGGTTCCTCGTTGCCCGTGATGGTAAACTCGCCTACGAGCCGGTGCACCGAGGTCAGAACTTTGGACGCGCCCGACTCGATAGTGGGCGACGGCACGATGAGCGACAGGGGCAGCTTGGCGAATATCCTCACGAGACGGCTGGGCCTGATCGTGGGTAGCTGCATGGGCTTCGTGGTCTTCGTGGTGCTGATCTCCGTTCTCGGTTATATGAAAATGAAGAAGCAGCGGGCGACGATCAAGCGGGATCAGCCGTTGTCCTCGAATCCGCCGGAGTACATGTCCTACAGGCACTTCTCGTTGCAGAGCGGCGACAGGGCGGAGAACGCCTGTCCGAGTTTCATCAGTAACATCGGTCCCCCGCCCCTCAGCTCGTAG
- the LOC139808515 gene encoding uncharacterized protein isoform X2 has translation MTRDPQRRVDYPYAVDRRRIPRMVLQILLIQNFITFRAVAQIAECPPPEIITGCPCYNFEDGLFLECAGATEETLRTTLQGVLSTSGAGTMVQSLSVYELDKSIEELKEGAFPPGSQIRHLQISHSSLREVSEGAFTNLKDSLESLALVSGRLPHVPQKSLADLRKLAALDLETNLIQDLSSYCFYGLKLMKLTLKGNQISKISEYAFAGLEDSLSDLDLAENKLKLFPMAPLRRLESLASLRLAWNEISELPDDGYSLLSSLLILDLSSNNFEKLAEDCFRPCPILHTLSLYYNSIESIHKDAFASLKDLESIDLSHNKIVFLDVATFKGNERLRTIELSHNHIHYIGGVFARLPELRELYLAENNILEIPGDAFAGSVSLAVVYLQQNAIRRIDAKGLTSLTQLAQLHLSNNYIEKVPREFLEHCENLSSLSLDGNKIRELQPGTFLKLHQLRELRLQDNHITEVKRGVFTPLPALLELHLQNNAITSMETGALRTLNSLQHVNLQGNQLTMLGDVFQLSASESSSGGSSLVSIQLDSNGLAVLHNDSLRGQASVRIMWLGHNKLTHLQAPLFRDLLLVERLYLTNNSISRIEDAAFQPMQALKFLELSMNKLNHVTARTFSELHELEELYLQDNGLRRLDPYALTALKKLKVLDLANNYLTVLQDGIFQEDLPIKTLNLKNCSITTLEKGAFRGLSNLFDLNLNDNLLTATALLRLDVSGLRILAVSGNNFSQITEHCFNGLPSLQELFLDGSQISQLPENIFVLNRNLVRLHLNHNQLRALPPGIFDRLLTLRELHLDHNRFQDIPYSALASALNLEILTLSTNEILNVDVASFASLKHLRELDLSHNKIETMSGFAMANLSLLISVDLSHNNLNALPANFFAHSSLLRRVDLSENKFRQIPAVALSGQNLPGLAWLNLTRNPLNRIQDLPSEAMYPILQEVHISGTNLSIVTSQDFEAFPALLHLYLGQNRILRVSPGAFRSLPNLLTLHLGMNSLEILPKERLQGMEHLRILNLTHNRLKELEEFPEDLKSLQILDLSYNQIGIVGKVTFKNLISLVELHLYGNWINAISSEAFRPLKKLRLLDLSRNYLENLPLNAFRPLETQIRSLRAEENPLHCGCESQELWEWLRDHQKLVSGVGGGRSRGRNGVGVGDVEGGLLRCEQPPELRGLVFLDLDPHAFCSAPLVLKLAIQDIQPFSVLVSWQSRNHSGLHGYQVAYHALDNVDEVRGKLLDPKARSVRLTKLASDTRYLICVLGLGSWGTPIPEDIGSWQWNASTDDVIEGSSLPVMVNSPTSRCTEVRTLDAPDSIVGDGTMSDRGSLANILTRRLGLIVGSCMGFVVFVVLISVLGYMKMKKQRATIKRDQPLSSNPPEYMSYRHFSLQSGDRAENACPSFISNIGPPPLSS, from the exons ATGACGCGAGATCCGCAACGACGGGTAGATTACCCGTACGCTGTAGATCGGCGGCGGATACCGAGGATGGTCCTTCAGATTCTGTTAATTCAGAATTTTATCACATTTAGAGCCGTTGCTCAGATAGCCGAATGCCCACCTCCGGAAATAATAACGGGCTGTCCTTGTTATAACTTTGAAGACGGTCTCTTTCTGGAATGCGCTGGCGCTACGGAAGAGACTCTAAGAACAACGCTACAAGGCGTGCTAAGTACTAGCG GCGCGGGCACGATGGTACAGTCGTTGAGTGTTTACGAGCTCGACAAAAGCATCGAAGAACTGAAAGAGGGTGCCTTCCCTCCCGGCTCGCAAATCAGGCATCTTCAAATATCACATTCATCTTTGCGAGAAGTGAGCGAGGGCGCCTTCACGAATTTGAAAGATAGCCTGGAATCCCTGGCGCTGGTTTCCGGCCGTTTGCCCCACGTGCCTCAGAAATCATTGGCCGATCTACGAAAGCTGGCTGCCTTAGATCTCGAGACGAACTTGATACAGGACCTCTCGTCTTACTGTTTTTACGGCTTGAAGCTAATGAAGCTGACTCTGAAGGGGAAtcaaatatcgaaaatttcCGAATACGCGTTCGCGGGCCTCGAGGACAGTCTCAGCGATCTGGATCTAGCTGAAAACAAATTGAAGCTGTTCCCCATGGCTCCCTTGAGAAGACTCGAGAGCTTAGCTTCGCTCAGGCTGGCGTGGAACGAAATATCGGAGCTGCCCGACGACGGTTACAGCCTCCTCAGCTCCTTGCTGATCCTCGATCTGAGCAGCAACAATTTCGAGAAACTGGCCGAGGACTGTTTCAGACCCTGTCCCATTCTTCATACTCTATCTCTCTACTACAACTCCATTGAGAGCATTCACAAGGACGCCTTCGCGTCGCTGAAGGATCTAGAGTCGATCGATTTGAGCCACAACAAAATAGTCTTCCTCGACGTGGCGACATTCAAGGGGAACGAACGGCTGCGCACAATCGAGCTCAGTCATAACCATATTCACTACATCGGCGGCGTGTTCGCGCGACTGCCCGAACTGAGGGAACTTTATCTGGCGGAAAACAATATCCTGGAGATCCCGGGAGATGCGTTCGCCGGCAGCGTCAGCCTCGCGGTGGTGTATCTCCAGCAGAATGCCATCCGTAGAATCGACGCCAAGGGTCTCACGAGTCTCACGCAGCTGGCGCAATTGCATCTGAGTAACAACTACATCGAGAAGGTGCCGCGGGAATTCCTGGAGCATTGCGAGAACCTCTCGTCGCTCTCCCTGGACGGTAACAAGATCCGCGAGTTACAGCCGGGCACATTTCTTAAACTGCATCAATTGCGCGAGCTGCGGCTGCAGGATAATCATATAACGGAGGTGAAGCGTGGCGTCTTCACGCCGCTGCCGGCGCTTCTCGAGCTACATCTGCAAAACAACGCCATCACCTCCATGGAGACGGGCGCGCTTAGAACGCTGAATAGTCTCCAGCACGTTAATCTGCAGGGCAATCAGTTGACCATGCTCGGCGACGTCTTTCAGCTGTCCGCCTCAGAATCGTCTTCCGGCGGAAGCTCTTTGGTGTCTATTCAGCTGGACAGCAACGGCTTGGCCGTTCTGCACAATGACTCCCTGCGCGGCCAAGCGTCCGTCAGAATCATGTGGCTGGGTCACAACAAGCTTACACACCTGCAAGCTCCTCTCTTCAGGGATCTCCTTTTAGTGGAGCGCCTTTATCTGACGAACAATTCCATATCCAGGATCGAGGACGCCGCTTTTCAGCCGATGCAGGCTTTAAAATTTCTCGAGCTCAGCATGAATAAACTGAATCACGTAACGGCGAGGACATTCTCGGAACTGCACGAGCTCGAAGAGCTATATTTGCAAGATAACGGCTTGAGAAGACTCGATCCTTACGCGTTGACGGCTCTTAAGAAACTAAAGGTATTGGATCTGGCGAATAATTATCTTACCGTTTTACAAGACGGAATTTTTCAAGAAGATCTGCCAATTAAAACGTTGAATCTGAAGAACTGCTCGATAACTACGCTGGAAAAGGGTGCCTTTCGCGGACTCAGCAACTTGTTTGATCTCAACTTGAACGACAATCTTCTCACGGCGACGGCGCTGCTACGTCTGGACGTTTCCGGTCTTCGAATACTCGCGGTATCCGGCAACAATTTCAGTCAGATCACGGAACACTGTTTCAACGGGCTGCCGTCTCTGCAGGAGCTGTTCCTGGATGGCTCACAAATAAGTCAATTACCGGAAAACATTTTCGTGCTGAATCGAAATCTGGTGCGTCTACACTTGAACCATAATCAACTGCGTGCCCTGCCGCCGGGCATTTTCGACAGATTACTAACGCTGCGCGAGCTACACTTGGATCACAATCGATTTCAAGATATCCCGTACTCGGCGCTCGCGAGCGCCCTTAATCTCGAGATCCTCACGCTGTCGACCAACGAGATCCTCAACGTCGACGTGGCTAGTTTCGCCAGCTTGAAGCATCTGAGAGAGTTGGATCTGAGCCACAATAAGATCGAAACGATGTCCGGATTCGCGATGGCCAATCTGTCGCTCTTGATATCCGTGGATCTCAGCCATAATAATTTGAACGCTCTACCGGCGAACTTTTTCGCGCATTCGTCCTTACTGCGAAGAGTAGACTTGTCGGAAAATAAATTCCGACAGATACCCGCGGTGGCTCTCTCGGGTCAGAATCTTCCCGGTCTGGCCTGGCTAAATCTCACGCGAAATCCTCTAAACAGAATCCAGGATCTGCCATCGGAGGCGATGTATCCTATTCTCCAAGAGGTACATATATCCGGCACCAATCTGAGTATAGTAACCTCACAAGACTTCGAGGCCTTTCCGGCGCTGTTGCATCTTTATCTGGGTCAGAATCGCATCCTGCGAGTATCGCCGGGCGCGTTTCGCAGTCTCCCGAATTTGCTCACTCTTCACCTCGGCATGAACAGCTTGGAGATCTTGCCGAAGGAGAGACTCCAGGGCATGGAGCATTTACGGATACTCAATTTAACGCACAACCGTCTGAAAGAATTGGAGGAGTTCCCGGAGGATCTCAAGTCCCTTCAAATACTGGACCTGTCCTACAATCAGATCGGCATTGTTGGCAAAGTGACGTTCAAGAATTTAATTAGCCTGGTGGAGCTGCATCTTTATGGTAACTGGATAAACGCCATCTCTAGCGAGGCATTTAGACCCCTGAAGAAGTTACGTCTACTTGACTTGAGTAGGAATTACTTGGAGAATCTGCCGCTGAACGCTTTCCGGCCACTCGAAACGCAAATAAGAAGCCTGCGAGCTGAAG AAAACCCATTGCATTGCGGCTGCGAATCGCAAGAATTGTGGGAATGGTTGAGAGACCATCAGAAATTGGTGAGCGGGGTCGGCGGTGGTCGTAGCCGCGGAAGAAATGGTGTCGGAGTCGGTGACGTCGAGGGCGGTTTGTTAAGATGCGAGCAGCCACCCGAGCTCCGGGGTCTCGTCTTCCTCGATCTTGACCCCCACGCCTTCTGTTCCGCTCCGCTGGTCCTGAAACTCGCAATTCAAGACATTCAGCCATTCTCCGTTCTGGTATCGTGGCAGAGCAGGAACCATTCCGGCCTCCACGGATACCAAGTGGCATATCATGCCTTGGACAACGTCGACGAg GTTCGAGGTAAGCTGCTGGATCCGAAGGCACGTTCGGTAAGATTGACGAAGTTGGCATCTGACACGCGCTACCTGATCTGCGTACTTGGCTTGGGCAGCTGGGGCACCCCGATCCCGGAGGACATCGGCTCCTGGCAGTGGAACGCCTCGACCGATGACGTGATCGAGGGTTCCTCGTTGCCCGTGATGGTAAACTCGCCTACGAGCCGGTGCACCGAGGTCAGAACTTTGGACGCGCCCGACTCGATAGTGGGCGACGGCACGATGAGCGACAGGGGCAGCTTGGCGAATATCCTCACGAGACGGCTGGGCCTGATCGTGGGTAGCTGCATGGGCTTCGTGGTCTTCGTGGTGCTGATCTCCGTTCTCGGTTATATGAAAATGAAGAAGCAGCGGGCGACGATCAAGCGGGATCAGCCGTTGTCCTCGAATCCGCCGGAGTACATGTCCTACAGGCACTTCTCGTTGCAGAGCGGCGACAGGGCGGAGAACGCCTGTCCGAGTTTCATCAGTAACATCGGTCCCCCGCCCCTCAGCTCGTAG